The Vicinamibacterales bacterium genome contains a region encoding:
- the ppdK gene encoding pyruvate, phosphate dikinase, with protein sequence MAKRRPTPSKASKARKATPSKARAARGRATRAGRTAKKAAPASRAAKAVKYVYFFGDGKAEGDRTMKDVLGGKGSGLAEMTNAGLPVPPGFTISTGACNLYYANKGKLTPAIEAEIDDKLRRLEKSAKATLGSSTNPLLVSVRSGAKFSMPGMMDTILNLGLNDDAVEGLKARTSNGRFAYDSYRRFIQMFGSVVLEIPKAAFEHEFEAVKTAVGARVDTDLDEAALRDIVERFKRVVREKSGKAFPQNPNDQLRMARNAVFRSWNNPRAREYRRIYDIPDAIGTAVNVQMMVFGNTGDRSATGVGFTRNPATGAKEFYGEFLVNAQGEDVVAGIRTPRPITELAEVMPQAYKQLRQITTRLEKHYKDIQDFEFTIQDERLFMLQTRNGKRTGYAAVVIATDLMKERLVTPKEALLLVDPEALSQLLAPGFDPKEWNAIPVATKGLPASPGAACGQVVFTADDAVAWADQGKPVILVRRETVPDDIHGMWVSQGILTATGGMTSHAAVVGRQMGKPSIVGAGELAIDEHGKTFTVQGQAVKEGDWIAFDGLTGEVKLAKVSSHPSEILQVLDGSMAAADSDIYSRFNTLLQQADKVRRLGVRANADQPDQAEIAYKFGARGIGLCRTEHMFFGEGRIPIVQRMILATTEADRRAALAELLPMQRDDFYGVFKAMKGTPVTIRTIDPPLHEFLPKREELMVEIAVMEATGKTGAALTEKKALLARVEQLHEFNPMLGHRGVRLGITYPEITEMQARAILEAAARCHKEGLKVVPEIMIPLVGLVRELTDQKAVVDRVAAEVMKEQGIKFKYLVGTMIEVPRGAIIADEIAKDAQFFSFGTNDLTQMTFGFSRDDVGKFLRIYQERKILDKDPFATFDGAGTGQLVAMGVTRGRSVRPDLKLGICGEHGGDPASVHFFHTVGLDYVSASPYRIPVARLAAAQAALQVKVGD encoded by the coding sequence ATGGCGAAGCGTCGTCCCACCCCGTCCAAGGCTTCCAAGGCCCGCAAGGCCACCCCCTCCAAGGCCAGGGCCGCCCGCGGCCGCGCCACGCGCGCCGGCCGGACGGCGAAGAAGGCCGCACCCGCGTCCAGGGCCGCGAAGGCCGTGAAGTACGTCTACTTCTTCGGCGACGGCAAGGCCGAGGGCGACCGCACGATGAAGGACGTCCTCGGCGGCAAGGGCTCCGGCCTCGCCGAGATGACCAACGCCGGTCTGCCGGTGCCCCCCGGCTTCACCATCTCGACCGGCGCCTGCAACCTGTACTACGCCAACAAGGGCAAGCTCACCCCGGCCATCGAGGCCGAGATCGACGACAAGCTGAGGCGCCTCGAGAAGAGCGCCAAGGCCACGCTCGGGTCGTCCACCAACCCGCTCCTCGTCTCGGTCCGCTCGGGCGCGAAGTTCTCGATGCCGGGGATGATGGACACCATCCTCAACCTCGGCCTGAACGACGACGCCGTGGAAGGGCTGAAGGCGCGGACGTCGAACGGCCGCTTCGCCTACGACAGCTACCGCCGCTTCATCCAGATGTTCGGCTCCGTCGTCCTCGAGATCCCGAAGGCCGCGTTCGAACACGAGTTCGAGGCCGTGAAGACGGCGGTCGGTGCCCGCGTGGACACCGACCTGGACGAGGCCGCGCTGCGCGACATCGTCGAGCGCTTCAAGCGGGTGGTCCGCGAGAAATCCGGCAAGGCGTTCCCGCAGAACCCGAACGATCAGCTCCGGATGGCCAGGAACGCCGTCTTCCGCTCGTGGAACAACCCGCGCGCCCGGGAGTACCGGCGCATCTACGACATCCCGGATGCCATCGGCACCGCCGTGAACGTGCAGATGATGGTGTTCGGGAACACCGGCGACCGCTCGGCCACGGGCGTGGGCTTCACGCGGAATCCGGCGACGGGCGCCAAGGAGTTCTACGGCGAGTTCCTGGTGAACGCCCAGGGCGAGGACGTCGTGGCCGGCATCCGGACGCCCCGCCCGATTACCGAACTCGCCGAGGTGATGCCCCAGGCCTACAAGCAGCTGCGCCAGATCACGACGCGGCTCGAGAAGCACTACAAGGACATCCAGGACTTCGAGTTCACGATCCAGGACGAACGCCTGTTCATGCTCCAGACGCGCAACGGCAAGCGCACGGGGTACGCGGCCGTCGTGATCGCCACCGACCTGATGAAGGAACGGCTGGTCACGCCCAAGGAGGCGCTGCTCCTGGTCGACCCCGAGGCGCTGTCGCAGCTCCTGGCGCCCGGCTTCGATCCGAAGGAGTGGAACGCCATCCCCGTGGCCACCAAGGGGCTGCCGGCGTCGCCAGGCGCGGCCTGCGGCCAGGTGGTGTTCACGGCCGACGACGCGGTGGCCTGGGCCGATCAGGGCAAGCCCGTCATCCTCGTCAGGCGGGAGACCGTGCCGGACGACATCCACGGCATGTGGGTGTCGCAGGGCATCCTCACGGCCACCGGCGGCATGACGTCGCACGCGGCGGTCGTGGGCCGGCAGATGGGCAAGCCCTCCATCGTCGGCGCCGGCGAGCTCGCCATCGACGAGCACGGCAAGACGTTCACGGTGCAGGGGCAGGCCGTGAAGGAAGGCGACTGGATCGCATTCGACGGCCTCACCGGCGAGGTGAAGCTCGCAAAGGTGTCCTCGCACCCGAGCGAGATCCTCCAGGTGCTCGACGGCAGCATGGCGGCCGCCGACTCCGACATCTACTCGCGCTTCAATACGCTGCTGCAGCAGGCCGACAAGGTGCGGCGGCTCGGCGTGCGGGCGAACGCCGACCAGCCCGATCAGGCCGAAATCGCCTACAAGTTCGGCGCGCGCGGCATCGGCCTCTGCCGCACCGAGCACATGTTCTTCGGCGAGGGCCGGATCCCGATCGTCCAGCGGATGATCCTGGCCACGACGGAGGCCGACCGCCGCGCCGCGCTGGCCGAGCTGCTGCCCATGCAGCGCGACGACTTCTACGGCGTCTTCAAGGCGATGAAGGGCACGCCCGTCACCATCCGCACCATCGATCCGCCCCTGCACGAGTTCCTGCCGAAGCGCGAGGAGCTCATGGTGGAGATCGCGGTGATGGAGGCGACCGGAAAGACCGGCGCCGCGCTCACGGAGAAGAAGGCACTCCTGGCCCGGGTGGAGCAGCTCCACGAGTTCAACCCCATGCTCGGCCATCGCGGCGTCCGGCTCGGCATCACCTATCCCGAGATCACCGAGATGCAGGCGCGGGCCATCCTCGAGGCGGCCGCGCGGTGCCACAAGGAAGGCCTCAAGGTGGTGCCCGAGATCATGATCCCGCTCGTCGGGCTCGTCCGGGAGCTGACGGACCAGAAGGCCGTCGTGGACCGCGTCGCCGCCGAGGTCATGAAGGAGCAGGGGATCAAGTTCAAGTACCTCGTCGGTACGATGATCGAGGTGCCCCGCGGGGCCATCATCGCCGACGAGATCGCGAAGGACGCGCAGTTCTTCTCCTTCGGCACCAACGACCTCACCCAGATGACCTTCGGGTTCTCGCGCGACGACGTCGGCAAGTTCCTGCGCATCTACCAGGAGCGCAAGATCCTCGACAAGGATCCGTTCGCGACCTTCGACGGCGCGGGCACGGGACAGCTCGTGGCCATGGGCGTCACCAGGGGCCGATCGGTGCGGCCGGACCTGAAGCTCGGGATCTGCGGCGAGCACGGCGGCGATCCGGCGTCCGTGCACTTCTTCCACACGGTGGGCCTCGACTACGTGAGCGCCTCGCCCTACCGCATTCCCGTCGCCCGCCTGGCCGCCGCGCAGGCGGCGCTGCAGGTGAAGGTCGGGGACTGA
- the glyS gene encoding glycine--tRNA ligase subunit beta: MDRELLIEIGTEELPARWLPGLTAQFGEAVEKRLAEARLAPAEPVETFSTPRRLVVRAARVPERQSDVDDLVMGPPVSAAIQPDGQYTGAAIGFARKQGVEPSALERVETGKGIYLAHRRQVRGKATVDVLPDVLGAALRDLQYPKQMRWDALLEDGRGELLSGRPIRWVLFLYGGRVVPFDITRTALASSPMVQDIRSGAVTFGHRFLTTSGRAGRAIKVKGFDDYRRRLAENFVVVERGERHDRIARELDAEARRRGGRVAQSSAGQEALAEVPDLVEYPAVISGIFAEEFLELPAEVLTTTMIHHQHFFPLESSGGALMPAFLAVLNMEPERPELVARNLERVLTARLRDARFFWDADRQKTLEQHRERLATVAFHQGLGSYRDKADRVEPLARWIAADVLGRPEAADDAAKAARWCKADLATDMVRELTELQGAMGGIYAREDGQAEPVWKAIYHHYLPVAVEASGAPSRADLGAAAVSWAAVSLADKADTLAAMFVAGERPTGSRDPHGLRRAAQGLVRLLADLPELTGIDKAVSIHDLTLKAFASFSGHEGLADAQMSLALFMLDRVRSVFEQRGADVRNVRAVIAHQGALVPLTIRRRLDVLPEFTETADFKQLAVLFKRVRNIAKQLPITDFSQAALETEPIRPLTEPAEVALADEIARRRPVIDGAVAAGDGYRKAFAEAAGFGPGVARFFDDVMVMADDPAVRRARLLLLRRLESLILQLADVSEMVPQTE; this comes from the coding sequence ATGGACAGAGAGCTCCTCATCGAAATCGGCACCGAAGAGCTGCCCGCGCGGTGGCTCCCGGGGCTGACCGCCCAGTTCGGCGAGGCCGTCGAGAAGCGCCTGGCCGAGGCGCGCCTCGCCCCGGCCGAGCCCGTCGAGACGTTCAGCACGCCCCGGCGCCTGGTGGTACGGGCCGCCCGCGTGCCCGAGCGCCAGTCGGACGTCGACGACCTCGTCATGGGGCCGCCGGTCTCCGCGGCCATCCAGCCCGACGGCCAGTACACGGGCGCCGCGATCGGCTTTGCCAGGAAGCAGGGCGTGGAACCCTCCGCGCTGGAGCGGGTCGAAACCGGCAAGGGCATCTATCTCGCGCACCGCCGCCAGGTGCGCGGCAAGGCAACGGTCGACGTGCTGCCGGACGTTCTGGGCGCGGCGCTGCGGGACCTCCAGTACCCGAAACAGATGCGCTGGGACGCCCTGCTCGAGGACGGGCGGGGCGAGCTGCTCAGCGGCCGCCCGATTCGCTGGGTGCTGTTCCTCTACGGGGGACGGGTGGTGCCGTTCGACATCACGCGGACGGCCCTGGCTTCGAGCCCGATGGTCCAGGACATCCGCTCGGGCGCCGTGACCTTCGGCCACCGGTTCCTGACCACGAGCGGGCGCGCCGGCCGCGCCATCAAGGTGAAGGGCTTCGACGACTACCGGCGCCGACTCGCCGAGAACTTCGTCGTCGTCGAGCGCGGCGAACGCCATGACCGGATCGCGCGCGAGTTGGACGCGGAGGCCCGCCGGCGCGGCGGTCGGGTGGCGCAGTCGTCGGCGGGGCAGGAGGCCCTGGCCGAGGTGCCGGATCTGGTCGAGTACCCCGCGGTCATCTCGGGCATCTTCGCCGAGGAGTTCCTGGAGCTCCCGGCCGAGGTGCTGACGACGACCATGATCCACCACCAGCACTTCTTCCCGCTGGAGTCCAGCGGGGGAGCGCTGATGCCGGCGTTCCTGGCCGTGCTGAACATGGAGCCGGAGCGGCCGGAGCTGGTCGCCCGGAACCTCGAGCGCGTGCTGACGGCGCGGCTCCGGGACGCACGGTTCTTCTGGGACGCCGACCGCCAGAAGACGCTGGAGCAGCACCGCGAGCGTCTGGCGACGGTGGCCTTCCACCAAGGGCTGGGGAGCTACCGCGACAAGGCCGACCGCGTCGAGCCGCTCGCGCGCTGGATCGCGGCCGACGTGCTGGGGCGGCCCGAGGCGGCCGACGACGCGGCCAAGGCGGCGCGCTGGTGCAAGGCGGACCTCGCCACCGACATGGTCCGCGAGCTCACCGAGCTCCAGGGCGCGATGGGCGGCATCTACGCGCGGGAGGACGGCCAGGCCGAGCCCGTGTGGAAGGCCATCTACCACCACTACCTGCCGGTGGCCGTGGAGGCGTCGGGTGCGCCATCACGGGCCGACCTCGGGGCGGCCGCGGTCTCCTGGGCGGCCGTCTCCCTGGCCGACAAAGCCGACACACTGGCGGCGATGTTCGTGGCGGGTGAACGCCCGACGGGGTCGCGCGATCCCCACGGTCTGCGCCGCGCCGCACAGGGACTGGTGCGATTGCTGGCGGACCTCCCGGAGCTCACGGGCATCGACAAGGCCGTCTCGATTCACGATCTGACCCTCAAGGCCTTCGCCAGCTTCTCCGGGCACGAGGGCCTGGCCGACGCGCAGATGTCGCTCGCGCTGTTCATGCTGGACCGCGTGCGCAGCGTGTTCGAACAGCGGGGCGCGGACGTGCGGAACGTCCGGGCCGTCATCGCGCACCAGGGAGCCCTGGTCCCGCTGACGATCCGGCGGCGGTTGGACGTGCTGCCCGAATTCACCGAAACCGCCGACTTCAAGCAGTTGGCCGTGCTGTTCAAGCGCGTGCGGAACATCGCGAAGCAGCTGCCCATCACTGATTTCAGCCAGGCCGCGCTCGAGACGGAACCCATTCGGCCGTTGACCGAACCCGCCGAGGTGGCCCTGGCCGATGAGATCGCGCGGAGGCGGCCCGTCATCGACGGCGCGGTCGCCGCGGGCGACGGCTACCGCAAGGCCTTTGCCGAGGCGGCCGGTTTCGGCCCGGGCGTCGCGCGATTCTTCGACGACGTCATGGTGATGGCCGACGACCCGGCCGTGCGCCGTGCACGGCTGCTGCTCCTCCGCCGGCTCGAGTCCCTGATCCTGCAGCTGGCGGATGTGTCCGAGATGGTGCCCCAGACCGAGTAG
- a CDS encoding glycine--tRNA ligase subunit alpha — protein MTFQDLILKLSGFWASRGCLLQQPLDIEVGAGTSHPETLFRVLGPDHWQVAYVQPSRRPDDGRFGQNPNRLYKHHQFQVMLKPSPDEIQQLYLDSLEACGINPRQHDVRFEEDNWESPALGAWGIGWQVMLDGLEITQFTYFQQVGGVNLAPVSVEITYGLERLAMFLQKAANVFDLEWAPGVRYGEVRLREEIEHSKYAFNQDTGIPADEFAAFHRGQFEANFAFAGRLADAGLLLPALEHCLKCSHLFNLLDSSGSIGVTERTAYILRVRQLAVRLCRDYAAEADAAAAARAVD, from the coding sequence ATGACGTTCCAGGATCTGATTCTCAAACTGTCCGGGTTCTGGGCCTCGCGCGGCTGTCTCCTGCAGCAGCCGCTGGACATCGAGGTCGGCGCGGGCACGTCACACCCCGAGACGCTCTTCCGGGTGCTGGGACCCGATCACTGGCAGGTCGCCTACGTGCAGCCGTCCCGCCGTCCCGACGACGGCCGGTTCGGCCAGAATCCCAACCGCCTCTACAAGCACCACCAGTTCCAGGTCATGCTCAAGCCCTCGCCGGACGAGATCCAGCAGCTGTACCTGGACAGCCTCGAGGCCTGCGGCATCAACCCGCGCCAGCACGACGTCCGCTTCGAGGAGGACAACTGGGAGTCGCCGGCCCTGGGCGCCTGGGGCATCGGCTGGCAGGTGATGCTCGACGGGCTCGAGATCACGCAGTTCACCTACTTCCAGCAGGTGGGAGGGGTGAACCTCGCGCCCGTATCTGTGGAGATCACCTACGGGCTGGAGCGCCTCGCGATGTTCCTCCAGAAGGCCGCGAACGTCTTCGACCTGGAATGGGCGCCCGGCGTGCGCTACGGCGAGGTCCGCCTGCGCGAGGAGATCGAGCACTCGAAGTACGCGTTCAACCAGGACACGGGCATCCCGGCCGACGAGTTCGCGGCGTTCCACCGCGGCCAGTTCGAGGCCAACTTCGCGTTCGCCGGCCGCCTGGCCGACGCCGGCCTCCTCCTGCCGGCCCTGGAGCACTGCCTGAAGTGCTCCCATCTCTTCAACCTGCTCGACTCGAGCGGCAGCATCGGCGTCACCGAGCGCACGGCCTACATCCTGCGCGTGCGCCAGCTGGCGGTGCGGTTGTGCCGGGACTACGCCGCCGAGGCGGACGCCGCGGCCGCCGCCCGCGCGGTGGACTAG
- the recO gene encoding DNA repair protein RecO — MPLYTSDALVLRTYKLGEADRIVVFLTRDRGKKRGVAPRARRPRSRFVGALEPLTEVRVAYFEKEQRELVNLNYAEAVRSPMATPNPDALGYAAYFAELLDATAPDADPDERLFRLGSATLEAVAAGAPVEPLARYFECWLLRLQGLYPAEVACAECGREFAGDEHAFLAVDGHGFVCRGCHGAHGVDDRYLSARALAFVRAARRGRPVDVQAFGASIEALRELEVAHRAIIGAHLERPLKSVRVVQALGHPSRQAARG, encoded by the coding sequence GTGCCCCTCTACACGAGCGACGCCCTGGTCCTGAGGACCTACAAGCTCGGGGAAGCCGATCGGATCGTGGTCTTCCTCACCCGGGACCGCGGGAAGAAGCGTGGCGTCGCGCCACGGGCCCGGCGTCCGCGGTCGCGCTTCGTCGGCGCCCTGGAGCCGCTGACCGAGGTGCGGGTGGCCTATTTCGAGAAGGAGCAGCGGGAGCTCGTGAACCTGAACTACGCGGAAGCCGTGCGGTCGCCGATGGCCACGCCGAATCCCGACGCCCTGGGGTACGCCGCCTATTTCGCCGAACTGCTCGACGCCACGGCGCCCGACGCCGATCCGGACGAGCGGCTGTTCAGGCTCGGCAGCGCCACGCTGGAAGCGGTGGCCGCCGGGGCGCCCGTGGAGCCGCTGGCGCGGTACTTCGAGTGCTGGCTCCTCCGCCTGCAGGGCCTCTATCCGGCAGAGGTCGCCTGCGCGGAGTGCGGCCGGGAGTTCGCGGGCGACGAACACGCGTTCCTGGCCGTGGACGGCCACGGGTTCGTGTGCCGCGGCTGTCACGGGGCCCACGGCGTGGACGACCGGTACCTCTCGGCGCGCGCCCTGGCCTTCGTCCGGGCCGCCCGGCGGGGACGGCCGGTGGACGTCCAGGCCTTCGGCGCCTCGATCGAGGCGCTGCGCGAGTTGGAAGTTGCCCACCGGGCGATCATCGGGGCGCACCTCGAGCGGCCGCTCAAGTCGGTGCGCGTCGTGCAGGCGCTCGGTCACCCTTCCCGTCAGGCGGCGCGCGGATGA
- the mgtE gene encoding magnesium transporter, translated as MAPHRRIDVVLDSVRRLLRIGATANLLNLLQKQHPADLGQIFGELHEGERTAAFNMLVERQPKLAMESASELGPERGAALLAGRSAEEIAKLVQEIPSDDAAALVDHLPEDLSNEVLELMRRREAGQVESLLDYAEQTAGRIMNPNVFALTEDLTVAEAVAALQRAINVEMVFYLYVVDARRHLVGVTSLRRLLLVSPETPLKRIMTPDVFSVRVDTDQEEAARLVASYNLLAIPVVDEENKLAGVITVDDVIDVLKDEATEDLYRLAGVSGDERVETPAWDALKKRLPWLGVNLGTAFLAASVVAAFEDTISRVTALAVFMPIVAGMGGNAGTQTLTVIVRGLALGELSGANARKALFKEAAIGFGNGTALGLVAALVAWLTKGDPMLGLLLGMAMICNMLVASTAGTLVPLGLKVMKVDPALASSVFITTFTDVVGFASFLGLATMFQRYLGTF; from the coding sequence ATGGCGCCGCATCGGAGAATCGACGTCGTCCTGGATTCCGTGCGCCGCCTCCTGCGGATCGGCGCGACGGCCAATCTGCTGAACCTGCTCCAGAAGCAGCACCCAGCCGACCTCGGACAGATTTTCGGCGAGCTCCACGAAGGCGAGCGCACCGCGGCCTTCAACATGCTGGTGGAGCGCCAGCCGAAGCTCGCCATGGAGAGCGCCAGCGAGCTGGGACCCGAGCGCGGGGCCGCGCTGCTCGCCGGACGCTCGGCCGAAGAGATCGCCAAGCTGGTCCAGGAAATTCCGTCCGACGACGCCGCCGCGCTCGTGGACCACCTGCCCGAGGACCTGTCGAACGAAGTCCTCGAGCTGATGCGCCGCCGGGAAGCCGGCCAGGTCGAGAGCCTGCTCGACTACGCCGAGCAGACGGCCGGGCGCATCATGAACCCGAACGTCTTCGCGCTCACCGAGGACCTGACGGTGGCCGAGGCGGTAGCGGCGCTGCAGCGGGCGATCAACGTCGAGATGGTGTTCTATCTCTACGTGGTGGACGCCCGGCGCCACCTCGTGGGTGTCACCTCGCTGCGCCGGCTGCTCCTGGTCTCGCCCGAGACGCCCCTCAAGCGCATCATGACCCCGGACGTCTTCAGCGTCCGCGTGGATACGGACCAGGAGGAGGCGGCCCGGCTCGTCGCCTCGTACAACCTGCTCGCCATCCCCGTGGTCGACGAGGAGAACAAGCTCGCCGGCGTCATCACGGTGGACGACGTCATCGACGTCTTGAAGGACGAGGCCACCGAGGACCTGTATCGCCTGGCCGGCGTCTCGGGGGACGAGCGCGTGGAGACGCCCGCGTGGGACGCGCTCAAGAAGCGCCTGCCCTGGCTGGGCGTGAACCTGGGGACGGCGTTCCTGGCGGCGTCGGTCGTCGCGGCCTTCGAGGACACCATCAGCCGGGTCACGGCGCTCGCCGTGTTCATGCCCATCGTGGCCGGCATGGGCGGCAACGCCGGCACCCAGACGCTCACCGTCATCGTGCGCGGGCTCGCGCTCGGCGAGCTGTCCGGCGCCAACGCGCGAAAGGCCCTCTTCAAGGAGGCCGCCATCGGCTTCGGCAACGGCACCGCGCTGGGACTGGTGGCGGCCCTGGTCGCGTGGCTCACCAAGGGCGACCCGATGCTCGGCCTGCTGCTGGGCATGGCCATGATCTGCAACATGCTGGTGGCCTCCACCGCGGGCACGCTCGTGCCGCTGGGCCTGAAGGTGATGAAGGTCGATCCGGCGCTCGCCTCCTCGGTGTTCATCACCACCTTCACCGACGTCGTCGGGTTCGCGTCGTTCCTGGGACTGGCGACGATGTTCCAGCGGTACCTGGGGACGTTCTAG
- the era gene encoding GTPase Era, which translates to MKSGFVALVGRPNAGKSTLLNRLVGTKLAIVSEAPQTTRNRIVGVHTGPEGQVAYVDTPGIHKPLKRLNARMMEESRTAIREVDVVALIIDASAPEGGGDRYVRELLGRVRAPVVAVLNKVDLVEKTALLPRIARLAELGVAREVVPVSAATGENVDRLEAVLRSYLPDGEPLFPDDYLTDQPERFFAAELVREQVLRLTRAELPFATAVVVDAFEEPEAPGGLLRLHCTIFVERPSQKPILLGRGGAMIKAIGTGARHGLERFFDTRVYLDLHVKVKDDWRDDPRALADIGLPDRAPRGRHRR; encoded by the coding sequence ATGAAGTCCGGGTTCGTCGCGCTCGTGGGCCGGCCCAACGCCGGCAAGTCGACGCTCCTCAACCGCCTGGTCGGCACGAAGCTGGCCATCGTCTCCGAGGCGCCCCAGACCACCAGGAACCGCATCGTCGGCGTGCACACCGGGCCCGAGGGCCAGGTGGCGTACGTGGACACGCCCGGCATCCACAAGCCGCTCAAGCGGCTGAACGCGCGGATGATGGAGGAGTCGCGGACGGCCATCCGCGAGGTGGACGTCGTGGCCCTGATCATCGACGCGTCTGCGCCGGAAGGCGGGGGAGACCGCTACGTCCGCGAGCTCCTCGGCCGCGTCCGGGCGCCCGTGGTGGCGGTCCTGAACAAGGTCGACCTGGTGGAGAAGACCGCGCTCCTGCCTCGCATCGCGCGGCTGGCGGAGCTCGGCGTCGCCCGCGAGGTCGTCCCGGTCTCGGCCGCCACCGGCGAGAACGTGGACCGCCTCGAGGCCGTGCTGCGGTCCTATCTGCCGGACGGCGAGCCGCTCTTTCCGGACGACTACCTCACCGATCAGCCCGAGCGGTTCTTCGCGGCGGAACTGGTCCGCGAGCAGGTCCTGCGCCTCACCCGCGCCGAGCTCCCCTTCGCGACGGCGGTGGTCGTGGACGCCTTCGAGGAACCCGAAGCGCCCGGCGGCCTCCTGCGCCTCCACTGCACCATCTTCGTGGAGCGGCCCTCGCAGAAGCCGATCCTGCTCGGGCGGGGCGGCGCCATGATCAAGGCCATCGGGACCGGCGCCCGCCACGGCCTGGAGCGCTTCTTCGACACACGCGTGTATCTCGACCTCCACGTGAAGGTGAAGGACGACTGGCGCGACGATCCGAGGGCGCTCGCCGACATCGGGCTGCCGGACCGGGCGCCCCGCGGCCGCCACCGCCGCTGA
- a CDS encoding hemolysin family protein, translated as MTPLAIFLLGCAAVLVGTVSAAFSALMRLSLRLSAERSDRDGLLGWYLDDPMRLFIPARIVLAVIYVVAGALLARVLRLETGNGLPALIGAMAVFALVAEHLVPLVLIRRDPEAVLEATLPAFHAVERVLRPVTVALLSVSRPPVPAPAAGEPHGPSSGHGAADPPSEGEQHGEADRDETRALLRSIVDFRDTLVREVMTPRPDIVAIEAGAGLNALRQLFREQQYSRVPVYEDTLDNILGFAFVKDLVREDPPPQSIRDLLRPAHFVPETKKVSALLHEFQRERAQSAIVVDEYGGTAGLVTIEDLLEEIVGEIRDEYDVEAEAVVDEGGGSFVVSGKADVSALEEHLGVTVERAGFDSVGGYLLASLGRVPVKGESFEVGDLHVEVVDAERRRVTRVRMRRVEAPADAEARGV; from the coding sequence ATGACGCCCCTGGCCATCTTCCTGCTGGGGTGCGCGGCGGTCCTGGTCGGTACCGTGTCGGCGGCCTTCAGCGCGCTCATGCGCCTCTCGCTCCGGCTCTCGGCCGAGCGCAGCGACCGCGACGGCCTGCTCGGGTGGTACCTGGACGACCCGATGCGGCTCTTCATTCCCGCACGGATCGTCCTGGCCGTGATCTACGTCGTGGCCGGCGCGCTCCTGGCACGCGTCCTCCGGCTCGAAACCGGCAACGGTCTCCCGGCACTCATCGGCGCCATGGCGGTCTTCGCGCTCGTGGCCGAGCACCTGGTGCCGCTGGTACTCATCCGGCGCGATCCGGAAGCGGTCCTCGAAGCGACCCTCCCGGCCTTCCATGCCGTGGAACGCGTGCTGCGTCCGGTCACGGTGGCGCTCCTGAGCGTCAGCCGCCCTCCGGTCCCCGCGCCCGCGGCGGGCGAGCCGCACGGCCCGTCGTCCGGTCACGGAGCGGCGGACCCGCCGTCGGAGGGGGAACAGCACGGCGAAGCCGATCGGGACGAGACCCGAGCGCTCCTGCGCTCGATCGTGGACTTCCGCGACACGCTGGTCCGCGAGGTGATGACGCCCCGCCCGGACATCGTGGCCATCGAGGCCGGCGCCGGATTGAACGCGCTCCGGCAGCTGTTCCGGGAGCAGCAGTACTCGCGCGTGCCCGTCTACGAGGACACGCTCGACAACATCCTGGGGTTCGCCTTCGTGAAGGACCTCGTCCGCGAGGACCCGCCGCCACAGAGCATCCGCGATCTGCTGCGCCCCGCGCACTTCGTGCCGGAGACCAAGAAGGTCTCGGCCCTGCTCCATGAGTTCCAGCGCGAGCGGGCGCAGAGCGCCATCGTCGTCGACGAGTACGGCGGCACGGCGGGCCTGGTCACCATCGAAGACCTCCTGGAGGAGATCGTCGGCGAGATCCGGGACGAATACGACGTGGAGGCCGAGGCGGTGGTGGACGAGGGCGGCGGGAGTTTCGTCGTCAGCGGCAAGGCCGACGTCTCGGCCCTCGAGGAGCACCTCGGCGTGACGGTGGAGCGGGCGGGCTTCGACTCGGTCGGCGGCTACCTCCTGGCGTCGCTCGGGCGGGTCCCGGTCAAGGGCGAGTCGTTCGAGGTGGGGGACCTGCACGTCGAGGTCGTGGATGCCGAGCGCCGCCGCGTGACCCGCGTGCGGATGCGGCGCGTCGAGGCGCCGGCCGATGCCGAGGCGCGGGGCGTATGA
- the ybeY gene encoding rRNA maturation RNase YbeY — translation MPAPDPASTALTVEIVARPDDRRAVRGLGHWLARAAPAAARGHMTIAVVSDARMRALNARFRGLAQPTDVLSFPADRPAARGRRSGPLDLGDIAIARGVAARQARRAGHGVGTEFKVLALHGLLHLLGYDHERDRGQMARLERRLRRKAGLPDGLIERAHGRGPGRP, via the coding sequence GTGCCCGCCCCGGACCCCGCCAGTACGGCGCTCACCGTGGAGATCGTCGCCAGGCCGGACGACCGTCGGGCGGTGCGTGGCCTGGGACACTGGCTGGCGCGGGCCGCGCCGGCCGCAGCTCGCGGCCACATGACCATCGCCGTCGTGAGCGACGCCCGGATGCGCGCCCTGAACGCGCGATTCCGGGGGCTGGCGCAGCCGACCGACGTCCTCTCGTTCCCGGCCGACCGGCCGGCGGCCCGGGGACGGCGTTCGGGGCCACTCGACCTGGGGGACATCGCGATTGCGCGGGGCGTGGCCGCGCGTCAGGCCCGGCGGGCCGGGCACGGCGTGGGCACCGAGTTCAAGGTCCTGGCCCTGCACGGTCTCCTGCACCTCCTGGGCTACGACCACGAGCGCGACCGGGGCCAGATGGCGCGCCTCGAACGCCGTCTGCGACGCAAGGCCGGGCTGCCGGACGGGCTCATCGAGCGGGCGCACGGCCGGGGGCCGGGACGGCCATGA